In one window of Bemisia tabaci chromosome 4, PGI_BMITA_v3 DNA:
- the LOC109032805 gene encoding cathepsin F: MARYIASLIVVGFLLFKHATYADPDPSIFGSLGDNSVWNAPVLSHIKAGVDTVSDKFQQFLAFMREYGKTYTSKEELEKRFHIFQENMKTVKELNAENKGRATFGITEFSDMTPEEFKRTRLGLKRKTEHKDDTN, from the exons ATGGCCCGCTACATCGCATCCCTAATCGTCGTGGGTTTTTTG CTCTTCAAACATGCGACTTACGCCGATCCCGATCCATCCATCTTTGGTAGCTTGGGCGACAATTCC gTATGGAACGCTCCTGTTTTGAGTCACATAAAAGCTGGGGTGGATACGGTTTCG GATAAGTTCCAACAGTTTCTCGCGTTCATGAGAGAGTATGGGAAAACATACACAAGCAAAGAAGAGCTAGAAAAGAGATTTCACATCTTCCAAGAGAACATGAAAACGGTCAAAGAGCTTAACGCGGAGAATAAGGGTAGAGCCACGTTTGGGATCACTGAATTCTCGGACATGACAC CGGAGGAGTTCAAGCGGACAAGATTGGGACTGAAACGCAAAACTGAGCATAAAGATGACACGAATTAA